From the Chitinophaga lutea genome, one window contains:
- a CDS encoding polymorphic toxin-type HINT domain-containing protein, with product MEPREYITYKAMIECEEGSAPGLFTPTYNQTVKINSCKVSTALDKIPLTNIPNFVVCKKTQKPCVPVPTTWEDTYPVKVKGQQTLIGKSCIKCSVGGKIKFQTSGQVPLSPEEEEQLNGMRDDVKKAYDKEQEEKNKPWWKKAGEFIVDCVPVVGPIVSMAKNISEGNWGMALLDVGFLALDVVGVVGAPFTGGASLAGSTALKIGARQAIKAGAKQLAKKAGKEALEAGAKQAAEMISKLSMRSLSKGRLCVFACFPAGTPVAVRNGHKNIEDLRAGDEVWAYNETTGETSLHAISYVWERNVHMLVTIHAGTEKITTTADHPFYADGAWKEAGLLEPGNTLQRRDGKQVVVMAVEFHYNRENAPASLLQTGAGHQLEDIGSADEANENSWKVYNFEVTGAHTYFVGDQEILVHNAGGVCVRAVVKKVSARLRYLGRTPGKGSKTGREVFERMKKTRPPTARIKNGKKQFKSKKDGKWYDLDKADMAHKRDAVDWWNKVARKKGYKPKGKEVREWMLDSKNYYLEHRSYNRSDGASLGKTYLPPFRR from the coding sequence ATGGAACCACGCGAGTATATCACGTATAAAGCCATGATAGAGTGCGAAGAAGGCAGCGCCCCGGGCCTCTTCACGCCTACGTATAACCAGACGGTGAAGATCAACAGCTGTAAGGTATCTACCGCCCTGGACAAAATACCCCTCACCAATATCCCCAACTTCGTTGTCTGTAAAAAAACACAGAAACCCTGTGTGCCGGTACCCACCACCTGGGAAGATACTTATCCCGTAAAGGTGAAAGGGCAACAGACGCTCATCGGCAAAAGCTGCATCAAATGCAGCGTGGGCGGCAAGATCAAATTCCAGACCAGCGGCCAGGTGCCCCTTTCGCCTGAAGAAGAGGAACAGCTCAACGGCATGCGGGATGATGTGAAAAAAGCATACGACAAGGAACAGGAGGAGAAAAATAAACCCTGGTGGAAAAAAGCCGGGGAGTTCATCGTTGACTGTGTGCCGGTAGTAGGGCCCATTGTAAGCATGGCCAAGAATATCAGCGAGGGCAATTGGGGCATGGCCCTGCTCGACGTCGGTTTCCTGGCCCTGGATGTGGTGGGCGTGGTGGGCGCTCCGTTTACCGGCGGCGCTTCACTGGCGGGTAGTACCGCGCTGAAGATCGGCGCCCGGCAGGCCATCAAGGCGGGAGCGAAACAACTCGCCAAAAAAGCGGGCAAAGAAGCGCTGGAGGCCGGCGCCAAACAGGCGGCTGAAATGATCAGCAAACTGTCTATGCGCAGCCTCTCCAAAGGGCGGCTCTGCGTGTTCGCGTGTTTCCCTGCCGGTACACCGGTGGCTGTGCGGAACGGGCATAAAAACATCGAAGATCTCCGCGCGGGCGACGAAGTGTGGGCCTACAACGAAACAACCGGGGAAACCTCTCTGCACGCCATCAGCTACGTTTGGGAAAGGAACGTGCATATGCTCGTCACCATCCATGCCGGCACGGAAAAGATCACCACTACTGCGGACCATCCGTTTTATGCGGACGGCGCCTGGAAAGAGGCCGGCCTGCTGGAGCCCGGCAATACCCTGCAGCGCCGGGATGGCAAGCAGGTGGTGGTAATGGCGGTAGAGTTCCATTACAACAGGGAGAACGCGCCCGCATCGCTGTTGCAGACCGGCGCCGGCCATCAGCTGGAAGACATCGGCAGTGCGGACGAAGCGAACGAAAACAGCTGGAAAGTCTATAACTTTGAAGTAACCGGTGCGCACACCTATTTTGTGGGCGACCAGGAAATACTGGTGCATAACGCCGGCGGCGTTTGTGTAAGGGCCGTGGTGAAGAAAGTGAGCGCCCGCCTCCGCTACCTGGGCCGTACACCCGGCAAAGGCAGTAAAACGGGCCGCGAAGTGTTTGAGCGGATGAAGAAGACCCGGCCGCCCACCGCGAGGATCAAGAACGGCAAAAAGCAGTTCAAGTCCAAAAAGGACGGCAAATGGTACGACCTCGACAAAGCGGACATGGCGCACAAACGGGATGCGGTGGACTGGTGGAACAAGGTGGCCCGCAAAAAAGGCTACAAACCCAAAGGAAAAGAAGTGCGCGAGTGGATGCTCGATTCAAAAAATTATTATCTTGAACACAGAAGTTATAACCGCAGTGACGGTGCTTCGTTAGGAAAAACCTATTTACCGCCGTTCCGACGGTAA
- a CDS encoding tetratricopeptide repeat protein: MELTEEIYDRIMELSEKGDDFAENEQFSAALNQYQQAIDLLPEPKLDWEAATWLYTAMGDAHFNREDLPNAMNAYQQALKAPDGIANPYIWFSIGQVYFEWKQLDEAKEHFMRAYMLDGEDIFEDQPPEYLDLIREEISDLPPGEREEGDDGEGGDGPGGNKWLPPGWDKN; encoded by the coding sequence ATGGAACTGACGGAAGAAATATATGACCGCATTATGGAGCTCTCCGAAAAGGGCGATGACTTTGCGGAGAACGAGCAGTTCAGTGCCGCATTGAACCAATACCAGCAGGCCATCGACCTGCTGCCCGAGCCCAAGCTGGATTGGGAAGCCGCGACGTGGCTGTATACTGCCATGGGCGATGCGCATTTTAACCGGGAAGACCTTCCGAATGCGATGAATGCATACCAGCAGGCCCTTAAAGCGCCCGACGGTATTGCGAACCCGTACATCTGGTTCAGCATCGGGCAGGTGTATTTTGAATGGAAGCAGCTCGACGAAGCCAAGGAACATTTTATGCGCGCCTACATGCTGGACGGCGAAGATATTTTCGAAGACCAGCCGCCGGAGTACCTCGACCTCATCCGGGAAGAGATCAGCGATCTGCCGCCGGGAGAGCGGGAAGAGGGTGACGATGGCGAGGGCGGTGATGGCCCGGGTGGCAACAAATGGCTGCCTCCAGGCTGGGATAAAAACTGA
- a CDS encoding PhnA domain-containing protein, whose product MKLEEQLLQRSGNQCELCKATGTLKVYEVPPEAGSYAERNIYICDKCTAQINKKEELDNAHWSCLTEAMWSEVPGVQVVAWRMLNRLRNESWAADSLDMMYLTDENLAWAKSTGDHESDGSVDLHKDSNGTVLQNGDTVVLTKSLDVKGSTLNAKLGTVVKNIRLVPDNTEQIEGKIEGQTIVILTKYLRKQG is encoded by the coding sequence ATGAAACTGGAAGAGCAACTGCTGCAGCGAAGCGGCAACCAATGTGAATTATGCAAGGCCACCGGTACATTGAAAGTGTACGAGGTGCCGCCCGAAGCCGGCAGCTATGCGGAGCGCAACATCTACATCTGCGACAAATGTACCGCACAGATCAATAAAAAAGAAGAACTCGACAACGCGCACTGGAGCTGCCTCACGGAAGCCATGTGGAGCGAAGTGCCGGGTGTGCAGGTAGTAGCCTGGCGCATGCTCAACCGCCTGCGTAATGAAAGCTGGGCGGCGGACAGCCTGGATATGATGTACCTCACCGACGAAAACCTCGCCTGGGCCAAATCCACCGGCGATCACGAAAGCGACGGCTCGGTAGATCTGCATAAAGACAGCAACGGCACCGTACTGCAAAACGGCGATACCGTGGTGCTCACCAAATCGCTCGATGTAAAAGGTTCCACCCTCAACGCCAAACTGGGCACCGTGGTGAAGAACATCCGCCTTGTGCCGGACAACACGGAACAGATCGAAGGGAAAATCGAAGGACAGACAATCGTCATCCTCACTAAATATCTGCGCAAGCAGGGGTAA
- a CDS encoding 3-keto-disaccharide hydrolase — MYRKLIVCGLSCLLLSASAVVASDNDKLPLHTQTMQDQKALIGRWDITVDENGKSSPSWLEVKLSGYRTLVGYFVGSSGSARPVAKVNFNNGKFSFTLPPQWESGDKDFVIEGELAGEGIQGTITTSEGKKYNWKGIKAPYLKRTAAPVWGKPINLFNGKDLNGWKAVGAANQWEVKNGILTSPKSGANLISEQEFTDFKLQVEFRYKKGSNSGVYLRGRYEVQIEDSPKDAHPSSVLYSGVYGFLAPSEINALGPDQWQRYEITLVGRMVTVVANGKTVISNQEIPGITGGALNSNEGDPGPIYIQGDHGPIEFRKIVITPAK; from the coding sequence ATGTATAGAAAACTTATTGTGTGCGGCCTCAGTTGTTTATTGCTGTCGGCTTCCGCTGTAGTTGCATCAGACAACGACAAATTACCGCTTCATACACAAACCATGCAGGATCAGAAAGCACTGATTGGCCGTTGGGACATCACGGTGGATGAAAACGGCAAAAGCAGCCCTTCGTGGCTGGAAGTAAAACTCTCCGGCTACCGTACGCTGGTGGGCTATTTTGTAGGTTCTTCCGGCAGCGCCCGCCCCGTGGCGAAAGTCAATTTCAATAACGGCAAGTTCAGCTTCACCCTTCCCCCGCAGTGGGAAAGCGGCGACAAAGACTTCGTGATCGAAGGCGAACTGGCGGGTGAAGGCATCCAGGGGACCATTACCACCAGCGAAGGCAAAAAATACAACTGGAAAGGCATAAAAGCGCCTTACCTGAAACGTACGGCGGCACCGGTCTGGGGCAAACCCATCAACCTGTTCAACGGCAAAGACCTCAACGGCTGGAAAGCAGTTGGCGCGGCCAACCAGTGGGAAGTCAAAAACGGCATCCTCACCAGCCCGAAATCCGGCGCCAACCTGATTTCAGAGCAGGAGTTCACCGACTTCAAACTGCAGGTGGAATTCCGTTACAAAAAAGGCAGCAACAGCGGCGTGTATTTAAGAGGACGGTATGAAGTGCAGATCGAAGACAGCCCGAAAGACGCGCACCCCTCCAGCGTACTGTACAGCGGTGTGTATGGCTTCCTCGCTCCTTCAGAGATCAACGCTCTCGGCCCCGATCAGTGGCAGCGCTATGAAATCACGCTGGTAGGCCGTATGGTGACCGTTGTAGCCAACGGCAAAACGGTGATCAGTAACCAGGAAATCCCCGGCATCACCGGCGGCGCCCTCAACAGCAACGAAGGCGACCCGGGCCCCATCTATATCCAGGGCGACCATGGTCCGATAGAGTTCAGGAAAATCGTGATCACCCCGGCGAAATAA
- a CDS encoding phosphoenolpyruvate carboxylase — protein sequence MLKQSGNQKDIYTREVITRFELYNSLFLTLPFYQVKDTGILLPFFTSHCEKGVAKLKSPAEIIETFFKERAPEIDEREQINRLFRFIQYIERQVVLFDAIEDSSFSKLSRTDGNGTLQGLVQQIAQDDEVRDKISEKLRNFSLRLVLTAHPTQFYPGTVLTIMTDLIEALKINDINAINLLLQQLGKTPFFNKTSPTPVDEALSLMWFVEHVFYNALADIQTRLNEEFDLGDVLAGIFELGFWPGGDRDGNPNVNTDTTRTVAAALRQTVFRCYYRDYRALKRRITFRGIEEPMNALGRIMYDNAFNPRPNAPDLQEEMAGLLQNIKDTLVKDHDGLFVNLVDDLSLKIRLFGCYFARLDIRQDSRVLRNVFRFGLNQPELNNGLPAEEYAGLSEEEKLRLISFNEVDFPCAEAPVPGVDPMINDTLCTIRLMRSIQQQNGEMASHRFIISNCQQASDILQLMNLFLWCGWTKDDLTVDFLPLFETINDLKHAAGVMEQLYTHPVYKEHLRRRGNRQMIMLGFSDSTKDGGYLMANWSIYQAKVELTAITRKYDIDLTFFDGRGGPPSRGGGKTHRFYAAMGEEVANDHIQLTIQGQTVSSLYGSVETAKFNIEQLVNAGVAAVLHPDQRDVLDYKEKELITTMAEESFGRFVALREHPLFTEYLENLSPLKLLSNINISSRPTKRNAGAALKLEDLRAISFVTAWSQLKQSVPAFYGVGSALRAVKEGGKWSCAAELYKTSGFFKTMIDNCIMSMSKSDFRITAHLQHDEHYGAFWTLLKNEYDLTKAMLLELTGNKELMQEFPVEKNSIALRERIMLPLVVLQHYALQRSKSTSDAELKSVYEKLVIRTVYGIVNAGRNLV from the coding sequence ATGTTGAAACAGTCCGGCAACCAGAAAGATATATACACCCGTGAAGTGATCACGCGCTTTGAGTTGTATAACAGTTTATTTTTAACCCTGCCGTTTTACCAGGTAAAAGATACCGGCATTTTACTGCCGTTTTTCACCTCCCATTGCGAAAAAGGCGTCGCCAAACTGAAGTCGCCGGCCGAGATCATCGAAACCTTCTTCAAAGAAAGGGCCCCGGAAATCGACGAAAGGGAGCAGATCAACCGCCTCTTCCGCTTTATCCAGTACATCGAAAGGCAGGTGGTGCTCTTCGACGCCATTGAAGACTCTTCGTTCAGCAAACTGAGCCGTACCGACGGCAACGGCACCCTCCAGGGCCTCGTGCAGCAGATCGCGCAGGACGACGAGGTGCGGGACAAGATCAGCGAAAAACTGCGGAATTTCTCCCTCCGCCTCGTGCTCACAGCCCACCCCACCCAGTTTTACCCCGGCACGGTGCTCACCATCATGACGGACCTCATCGAGGCCCTGAAAATCAACGACATCAACGCCATCAACTTATTACTGCAGCAGCTGGGCAAAACGCCCTTCTTCAATAAAACCTCGCCCACGCCCGTGGATGAGGCCCTGAGCCTGATGTGGTTCGTGGAACACGTGTTCTACAACGCGCTGGCCGATATCCAGACCCGCCTCAACGAAGAATTCGACCTCGGCGACGTGCTGGCCGGCATTTTCGAACTGGGCTTCTGGCCCGGCGGCGACCGTGACGGCAACCCGAACGTTAATACGGACACCACCCGCACGGTAGCCGCGGCACTGCGCCAAACGGTGTTCCGATGCTATTACCGCGACTACCGGGCACTGAAACGCCGCATCACCTTCCGCGGCATCGAAGAGCCGATGAACGCCCTCGGCCGCATCATGTACGACAATGCCTTCAATCCCCGGCCCAACGCGCCGGACCTCCAGGAGGAAATGGCAGGATTGCTGCAAAATATCAAAGACACCCTCGTCAAAGACCACGACGGCCTGTTCGTGAACCTCGTAGACGACCTGTCACTGAAAATCCGCCTCTTCGGCTGCTATTTCGCCCGGCTCGACATCCGGCAAGACAGCCGGGTGCTGCGCAACGTGTTCCGCTTCGGCCTCAACCAGCCCGAACTGAACAATGGCCTGCCCGCGGAAGAATATGCCGGTTTGTCCGAAGAAGAAAAACTGCGGCTCATCAGTTTCAATGAAGTGGACTTCCCCTGCGCCGAAGCACCCGTTCCCGGCGTAGATCCCATGATCAACGATACCCTCTGCACCATCCGCCTGATGCGCAGCATCCAGCAGCAGAACGGGGAAATGGCCAGCCACCGCTTTATTATCAGCAACTGCCAGCAGGCTTCGGACATTCTGCAGCTGATGAACCTGTTTTTATGGTGCGGCTGGACGAAAGACGACCTCACCGTCGACTTCCTACCGCTTTTCGAAACCATCAACGACCTGAAACATGCGGCCGGCGTAATGGAGCAGCTCTACACCCACCCTGTGTACAAAGAGCACCTCAGGCGCCGCGGCAACCGCCAGATGATCATGCTCGGCTTTTCAGACAGCACCAAAGACGGCGGTTACCTGATGGCGAATTGGTCTATTTACCAGGCCAAGGTGGAACTGACGGCCATCACCCGCAAATACGACATCGACCTCACTTTCTTCGACGGCCGCGGCGGCCCTCCCTCGCGCGGCGGCGGCAAAACCCACCGCTTCTATGCGGCGATGGGAGAAGAAGTGGCCAACGACCATATACAGCTCACCATCCAGGGCCAGACCGTGAGCTCGCTCTACGGTTCGGTGGAAACCGCCAAGTTCAACATCGAACAGCTGGTAAACGCCGGCGTGGCGGCCGTACTGCACCCGGACCAGCGCGATGTGCTCGACTATAAAGAAAAAGAGCTGATCACCACCATGGCCGAAGAAAGTTTCGGCCGGTTCGTGGCGCTTCGCGAGCACCCGCTGTTTACCGAATACCTCGAGAACCTCAGCCCGCTGAAACTGTTGTCCAACATCAACATCAGCAGCCGGCCCACCAAACGCAACGCCGGCGCGGCGCTCAAGCTGGAAGACCTTCGGGCCATCAGTTTCGTGACCGCCTGGAGCCAGCTCAAACAAAGCGTGCCCGCATTCTACGGCGTAGGCTCTGCCCTGCGCGCGGTGAAAGAAGGCGGCAAATGGTCTTGCGCGGCGGAACTGTACAAAACGTCCGGTTTCTTCAAAACCATGATCGATAACTGCATCATGTCCATGTCCAAATCGGACTTCCGCATCACGGCGCACCTGCAGCACGATGAGCACTACGGCGCCTTCTGGACCCTGCTGAAAAATGAGTACGACCTCACCAAGGCCATGCTGCTCGAGCTCACCGGCAATAAGGAACTGATGCAGGAATTCCCCGTGGAGAAAAACTCCATCGCGCTGCGCGAGCGCATCATGCTCCCGCTCGTGGTGCTGCAGCATTACGCCTTGCAGCGTTCCAAATCCACCAGCGACGCGGAACTGAAAAGCGTATATGAAAAACTGGTGATACGGACGGTGTATGGCATCGTGAACGCAGGCAGGAATCTTGTGTAA
- a CDS encoding AI-2E family transporter — MRFTLPNNSRSIIETILVLLLLLALIFAVYDVLRVFFGVFTFALIFSVSFASPYERLAKALGKRRKLAATIYALVLILLIAIPVVYMVGALGKHMKDVLNFYTEIKTHGLPPLPPQVTQLPVIGDSATTFWQHLRENPQEALMGYEHQIRAALHRILTGGAGVLGTALQFIVGIIISAILLAGGEKVIRPLKVALGHLLGTRDGMALLDATNNAIRGVSIGVMGTAFIAAFISWIGFLIAHLQFPILLAAIVFFLVLIQVGPLLVWLPAVILLAINGHTGTAVFAAVYGALVLVVDAVLKPILIAKSGGRLPFLVLFIGVVGGLAAWGFTGMFKGAIIMAVFYTIFTSWLERKADKPGTTETAGAGEFI, encoded by the coding sequence ATGCGTTTTACCCTGCCCAATAACTCCCGAAGCATCATCGAAACCATCCTGGTGCTGCTATTGCTCCTGGCCCTCATCTTTGCGGTGTATGATGTGCTCAGGGTCTTTTTCGGGGTGTTTACCTTCGCGCTTATTTTCTCTGTATCCTTCGCCTCGCCGTATGAACGCCTCGCCAAAGCGCTGGGCAAACGCCGGAAGCTGGCCGCCACGATCTATGCCCTTGTATTGATCCTCCTCATTGCCATACCGGTAGTGTACATGGTGGGTGCGCTGGGCAAACACATGAAAGATGTGCTGAATTTTTATACGGAGATCAAAACGCATGGCCTGCCGCCGTTACCGCCGCAGGTAACACAGCTGCCGGTGATCGGGGATTCCGCAACGACCTTCTGGCAACATCTCCGCGAAAACCCGCAGGAAGCGCTGATGGGATACGAACATCAGATCAGGGCCGCCCTTCACCGCATTCTCACCGGGGGCGCGGGCGTGCTGGGCACGGCGCTGCAATTCATTGTAGGCATCATCATATCCGCAATCCTGCTGGCCGGCGGGGAGAAAGTGATCCGGCCGCTGAAAGTGGCGCTGGGGCACCTGCTGGGCACGCGCGACGGGATGGCGCTGCTCGATGCGACCAATAACGCCATCAGGGGCGTGTCTATCGGCGTGATGGGCACGGCGTTCATTGCCGCGTTCATTTCGTGGATCGGTTTCCTGATCGCCCATCTCCAGTTCCCGATTTTGCTGGCGGCCATTGTGTTCTTCCTTGTGCTGATACAGGTAGGGCCTTTGCTGGTATGGCTGCCGGCCGTCATTTTACTGGCCATCAACGGGCATACGGGTACGGCGGTATTTGCGGCGGTATACGGCGCGCTGGTGCTGGTGGTGGACGCGGTGCTCAAACCCATCCTGATCGCCAAAAGCGGCGGCAGGCTGCCTTTCCTGGTGCTGTTCATTGGCGTGGTGGGTGGGCTCGCGGCATGGGGATTTACCGGCATGTTCAAAGGCGCCATCATCATGGCCGTATTCTATACAATTTTTACCTCCTGGCTGGAACGGAAGGCAGACAAACCCGGCACTACGGAAACCGCCGGGGCCGGAGAATTCATATAA
- a CDS encoding sterol desaturase family protein, translating to MPWFDRWIAIFTLIALRYFIIAGVAFLLCYVFLRRRILLRKIQQRFPKNSDYAREILFSFLTILLFSLGVMVVLRKPVVDYTFYYRNIADYGMVWFIAAFPIMFFIHDTYFYWMHRFMHWKPVFPAVHKVHHLSTNPSPWAAFAFHPLEAVIEIGILPVLVFTMPLTYPHLISLFVVQMVYNVYGHLGWELYPRWFARNRIGKWINTSFNHNQHHQFFKGNYGLYFLWWDRWMGTIRKDYEEKYETVAHR from the coding sequence ATGCCCTGGTTCGACCGCTGGATTGCCATTTTCACCCTCATCGCGCTCCGTTACTTCATTATCGCGGGCGTTGCGTTCCTGCTGTGTTATGTATTCCTCCGCAGGCGTATTCTGCTCAGGAAAATCCAGCAGCGTTTTCCGAAAAACAGCGATTATGCCCGGGAAATACTATTCTCCTTCCTCACCATCCTGCTTTTTTCACTGGGCGTTATGGTGGTGCTCCGTAAGCCGGTAGTGGATTATACTTTTTATTACCGCAACATCGCCGATTATGGCATGGTATGGTTCATCGCCGCCTTCCCCATTATGTTTTTCATACACGACACCTACTTTTACTGGATGCACCGCTTCATGCACTGGAAACCTGTTTTCCCTGCGGTGCATAAAGTCCACCATCTCTCTACCAACCCCTCGCCCTGGGCCGCCTTTGCCTTTCACCCGCTGGAAGCCGTCATCGAAATCGGCATTTTGCCCGTGCTGGTATTTACCATGCCCCTCACCTATCCGCACCTCATTTCATTATTTGTGGTACAAATGGTCTACAATGTGTATGGCCACCTCGGCTGGGAACTGTACCCGCGCTGGTTCGCACGAAACCGCATCGGCAAATGGATCAATACATCGTTTAACCATAATCAGCATCACCAGTTTTTTAAGGGAAACTACGGGCTGTACTTCCTGTGGTGGGACCGGTGGATGGGCACCATCCGGAAAGACTATGAAGAAAAATATGAAACCGTGGCGCATCGCTGA
- a CDS encoding YciI family protein gives MKEFVLIFRNSTNPHENPSPETMQERMSWMAGVAAQQKLVDKGNRLSASQAKTVKPGNVVTDGPYTEIKEFISGYLIIKAASIEEAVEIARQNPTFKTGGSIEVRAVLTPDDKHV, from the coding sequence ATGAAAGAGTTCGTATTAATTTTCAGGAACAGCACCAATCCGCACGAGAATCCTTCTCCCGAAACGATGCAGGAAAGGATGAGCTGGATGGCTGGCGTGGCCGCGCAGCAGAAGCTCGTGGATAAAGGGAACCGTTTGTCCGCCAGCCAGGCAAAAACCGTGAAACCCGGTAATGTGGTGACCGACGGACCATACACCGAGATCAAGGAATTCATCAGCGGCTATCTGATCATTAAAGCTGCCAGCATCGAGGAAGCGGTGGAAATCGCCAGGCAGAACCCGACTTTCAAAACGGGAGGCAGCATTGAAGTGCGTGCCGTGCTGACGCCGGACGATAAACACGTGTAA